One uncultured Carboxylicivirga sp. genomic window, TTTACCTAATCCTAAGTTTGTAATGTCAATTTTCAAAGTGTCTGGTAAGTTTTTAGCCAAACCACGAACTTTAAGCTTACGCTTCTCTAACTGTAATTTACCACCGGCCTTAACACCTTCTGCCAAACCTTTTAATTCAACAGGGATCTCGATGTTTACAGGCTTATCTTCTTTAACTTGCAAGAAGTCTAAGTGAAGAATTTGTTCTTGTACAGGGTGGAATTGCTCATCTTGAAGAATACAAGGAACTACAGTACCATCTACATCAACATTGATGATGTATACATTTGGAGTGTAAATGATTTTCTTGAATTCTTTTGAAGGCGCAGAGAAGTGAATTACTTCTTCACCACCATAAATTACACAAGGAACTTTGTCTTCGCTACGAAGTTGTTTTGTGGCTTTTTTACCTAAATCAGTACGTTTTGTACCTTTAATTTCAATTGTTTTCATGTTTCTTTTTTAAGTGCTACTCAAAATTAAGTACAACGTGTCGGCTTAATTTCCCATCACACGCTCGCTATAAGCGGCTGCAAAGATAATACTTTATAGCAAGAATTGATTACTTATAGACTGATAATTATAT contains:
- a CDS encoding 50S ribosomal protein L25/general stress protein Ctc, which produces MKTIEIKGTKRTDLGKKATKQLRSEDKVPCVIYGGEEVIHFSAPSKEFKKIIYTPNVYIINVDVDGTVVPCILQDEQFHPVQEQILHLDFLQVKEDKPVNIEIPVELKGLAEGVKAGGKLQLEKRKLKVRGLAKNLPDTLKIDITNLGLGKTIQVGALSYENIELTTAKNAVVVAVKLTRAARAAAQQAGK